AAATTTGGTGATCTGAAGCATCCTTAAAAAATACTAACCTCGACACAAATAACTCTGTATTTCAGCTTTTTACACCATAAATCATCCCATAATAAAGTGGTGAACTGTTGAAGGCAGTGGCATGAACAAAAAAATATGCTTACTTTCCTTCTTGGCCATTTGATCATAGCTGAAATTGAATATCTTTCGTTACTGATGCCCTTCATCTCTCCGGCGTCTACCTAAAATTTAGGACTACACGATCCCCTACGTAATGCTGTATGGTGAATCATTTTTTTAAGGGCGTGTATAAAAAATTACCACCCTACTGCAAATTTTAAGTTTTAAACATTCATAAATTGATCGGCATTATTTAAGCACTTGATTAAATATGATGGGGGATCAGTGCCTCCTGAGCGATAGATACTCGTAAGCCAATCACCAGTCAGCTTCTTCCTGATCTCAGCGAACTTTTTGTTAAAGGATGCAATTACACCAGCTAAATGTGACCAAATACTTATCAATATATTTTAAAAAATATCCTCCTTACCGGTTCCCTCCAAGAATTCACAAAGGGTAATAGCTGCCTCATCGTAAACGGGAGATCATTATTTAGCACAATTACTCTTTGCTCTGCCTGAGCTATTCACTTCATACAATCCTTTATCAGCATTTCCGAAGGTCGAATTTTCTTAAAAATTTTTAGGCAAGCGCTGAGTTTCATAAAATCCAGTCCATTATTTCCGCTGCAAAATAGGTTCATCAAAAAAATACTTTCCTATAACGGGAAAGCAACCACATGTTAATTCTCTTAAAAACAGTGTGTTACTTAGTATTTAATTACCCATAAAAAAGCACCCAAATGTATGGGTGCTTTATATGTTTTTTAAAGTTAATACTGATTATTTAAACACAATCACTTCCGTCTTTATGATATCGTTAATTTTTACACGGAATATATATAAACCTGAAGGCAAATTCAATATCATAGTGGGTTTATTACAACTTCCACTGCGTATTTGCTGCCCTGACATATTCAAAATAGCATATTCTGCTGTTCCTGCTTCCTGAAAGGCGATGGTCATCTGACCAACAGCAGGATTGGGATACACTTTAAATTTGGCCTCTCTTGGAGTGCTTGAAAGGGGTTTATCTGTGGTGAAAGATACTGTTTCGCTCATGGCTGACTTGTTGCCTGCCAAATCCACCGCTACCACGGCAAATGAATAGGTTGTTTCCGCCGTCAAATCCATCAACTCATAAACTGTTTCACTGGTTGAAGCCAGCATTTCCTCATTCAGATAAATAATATACTCCTTAATCCCTACATTATCTTCTGCAGCATTCCAGCTTAAATTAGCACTGTTTATCGTAACTTCTGAGGCCACCACATTTTCCGGAACGGTTGGGGCGGTATTATCAGTCGTCATAACGGTTACTTCTTCAGAATAAGCGGAGGCATTGCCACTGGCGTCGAAGGCTGAAACGGATACCTCATAATTAGTGTACGGCTCAAGGTTGGTCACTGTAAGGGTGGTCGTCGCCACTTCCAACGGTTCGGCATCACCTACTTTTACTTTGTAGCCTACAACCCCCACGTTATCTGTCGAGGCAGTCCAGTTCAACACAAATCCGGTCTCTGATATATCTGAAGCAATGAGATTCTGCGGAACGGTTGGGGCAGTTGAATCAATCGTTTGGAAGGTGAGTTGATCGCTATGCGTAGACATATTTCCTGCGCGGTCAACGGCATATACATAAGCCGTGTTTTCCGATAACGGAATCAAGTCCATAATAGCCAAATTGTTGGTCATGCCATCCACTTCTACCGCGGGGCCACCATTAACCACAACCATATATTTTGCGATTTGATCGTTGTCGGTTGAAGCCGTCCATGAAAGATCAGCGGTGGTTTCGGTTACATTTTCCACCATCAAATCTGTCGGCACGGTTGGATTTGTCTCATCAGTAGTCATAACATCAATCGCCGCAGAATAGTCAGATACATTTCCTGAATGATCCACTGCCGCAACCTTTACAGTATAAGTAGTGTATGCTGCCAAGCCTAAAACTGTATAACTATTGGTATGAACCAACGCAATGGTATCTTGATCACCGACCATTACTTTATAACCATCTACCTGTCCGCTATTATCCGTTGAACGATCCCAGCCTATGCTTAAGCTGTGTTCGTATCTTCCCAGTGCTTTCAGGTCCTCAGGAACCGAAGGAGCGGTCACATCAATGGTTGTTATCCGTTCAATATTGGTAAAAGAAGAAGCATTGCCTGCGGCATCATAAGCCGATATGCTGATACGGTAAACCGTATTTGCTCTTAAATCTGTTAATTCAAAACTGTTGTCGGCAGCATCAAATTCCTCACTGTCAACCTTCACTTTATAGCCTGCAACTGTGCCACTGTTGTCCATGAATGCCGGCCACTCCATTTTGATGCTTGTTTCTGTAATTTCGATCGCTTCAATTGCAAAATCCTCCGGAGGAGTTGGTGCGGTTTCATCGATAGTCATTACTTCCAAAGCGGTTGAATATTCAGACTCATTACCACTCGCGTCATAAGCTGAAACTTGAACAGCATATTTTGTATAAGCTGTAAGGTCAGTGACGGTGTAAGTTGCTTCGTTTACATCTATTGCCGCTGCATCTCCAATTTTTACTTTATATCCCTCAACCATTCCACTGTTATCAGTCGATGCCGTCCAATTCAGGGTAAAGCCTGTTTCAGTTATTGCTGACGCTACCACATCGGCAGGAATACTCGGGTCGGTACCGTCAAGGGTTTTAAATGAAGTTGTTCCTTCTGCGGATTTATTGCCATTTACATCTACCGCTACAACAGCGACATTATATTCCGTATGATCTTCAAGGTTACTCAGGCTCAGCTGAGCATCTGAACCATGATAGTCTATGGCTCCCCGATCATTAAGATAGATTAAATAATAGTCTACCCCGACATTATCCTCTGAGGCGGTCCAAGTCAATAATGCACTTTCAGCAGTGATATTACTGACCTCCAAATCTGAAGGGGTGGTTGGTACCTCCTTATCAAGAATGATTTGAGTATCGGAATGCTTCGACGTATTTCCTGAGCCATCCGTGGTGTAAATATAGGCCTCATGACTCACCTCAAGGTCTGCAAAAGTGTATTCATATGAGGTTACACCTGTTACTGTTTCTACTTCATTGCCATTGATAACAATATGGTAGGTAATGTCCTCGTCCTGATCAAAAACATCAATGATTTCTGCTTTGTCCCATGAAAGTGTTGTTTTTCCCTCCGCCTCAGTTGTTGCGCTAATATTGGTGGGAGCGTTTGTGGGAATAAGGTCAGCGGTTTCCTGTTTCCATCCGCTCCATTCGTTGGTGATGGCAAACATGGCAAATTCAAGCTCAGGTCGATATTCCCCAATGGCAATGGTCAGGGTGTGAGTTTCACCTGCTTCAAAGGATTTGATAATTCCGCCTTTCGACCATTGAAACTTACTTCCTTTTCCATCTTGCTTAAAATACAGGGAGGGAATTTCGGAGCTCCCATCCCAGTCCCAGGTAGCCCTGATTTCGCCTTGGCTGTTGAGTGATCGATAAAGCATTCCCAAGCCATAACTTCCGGCTTGGTTAAATTTAACTTTGTATTCCAAATAGGGCATAGAGACATTGTCGCCGTTGGTCTCTAAGCCCGAAGTACTTAAGATTTCTACTCCTTCGGCGGAGGTAGAAAATTGCCATTCTCCCTCTACCTCTTCCCCCTCATCAAGAATAATTCCTTTTTCATTGCTAAAGAAATCATTCACACTAAAAAAAGCTTTATGGTCTGAAGCTCCATCAATTTGATGGGTTTCATTCACGATGTTCTGAGCGAACAAATTTTGACTGATCAATAAAAAAAGCAAAAAGCTCATCAGTCTTTTCAAAGTAAAAATATTCATCATTAAAAAATTAGGTTACCCTCGAAATTGGTTCATTTTTACTTATTTTGAGATGAAAATTAATTATTATAAGCGTAAAAATCTCTAAAAATTGGCCGCTTTAGCCTTAAAAAAAGGCTCAGAATCGCTTCTGAGCCTTTTTATCAACAAAAAATTTTGCAGGTAGGGTTTATTTATTTTTTCACCACTCGAAATGACTTGCGAGCTTGGTTTTCGAGTGTCAACTCAATGATATAAACACCTTGTGGTAATGCGGTTAACTCCAAATTCGTCGTTTTTGAAGGGGTAATTTCTTTCATCTGAATAGCTTTACCCACCACGTCAATGATTTTATAAGCATGGATTTTCAGTGGACTGCTCAATGTTAAAGTATTGGCAAATGGGTTGGGGTGCACCTTTGTATTTTGGAGCACATCGACATCCAAAATAGGTTCTTCAGGTTTTTCAACATCCTCCTCTTCAACAAGAACGGCAATTTCATCATAGATATTTTCCGTCATTGCCGAGTAAGCCATGATCACCGTTTCCCCTTCTTTTATTGCGGTAACTTTTCCGTCTTCTGAAACGGTCGCGATGGTTTCATCACCAGATTGGTAAATCACCTGTTCATCGCTCACATACAATGGCAGCACCGAAGCATTGATGGTTTTTTCTTCTCCAACTTCAAGCACCAAATCCATCTCTTCGTCAATGGTAACACTTGCCGGACGCACCCCTACGAGTTCGATATCATCCACGTAAATGGTCATCGGGGAAGAAGAACCCAAGCCTGGCTGAATAACAATATCAGAGAATTCTTTCATGTCCCAGACCGACATCTCCATCAAAGGAACTTCAAGCGTTACCCATTGCCCTGCCGCAACATCTGCATCGAGGGTATAATCTGCCTTTACGAAGCCCGGCAGATCGGAGTCCCCTTCCTGCAAGGAAACTAAAGTTTGCTGAAAAGCCACCGTAGAATAGATCTTAAATCTCAGGGTAGCACTTTCAGCAATCTGAAAAAGCGGCACGCGGATAAAAAAGCCTCCGCCGGCATTGGAACCGTCACGCCCCCAATAGAAAACCTTTTCTGAAGGGTTACCCACGGTCAGGATATTATCGACAATGGCGACATTTCTGCCCCCCCACCCAACGGCACCGTAGGGGTTCCAGTTGAGCACGATGTCTTCAAAATCCAAAATCCCTCTGACATTGGAAGATTTCCCACAGTCTTCTGCATGGGGGTTTTGCTTCAGGCGGACATTGTCCATATACAAGTCAGTGGCTGCATTTCCGGAAGTTTCCGGATAAATATAGATGGTCTTGATGAGCTTGTTGGCAGGCAAAGAATGGTTCAATGTTTGCCACTTATCCGAAGCGGTTACCAAAACAGAAAACTCCTCTTTACTTTCATCGATCATCTCGATCTCAAAGCGAAACTCGGTCAGGTGGGCACCAAAAAAATGGAACTCTATCTGATCAAAAGCGCAAGAGGAATAGGGTTCATTCAGGTTTGGCTGAAAGCCGAACACTTTGTACCCACCACTGGGCCGACTGTACTGTATCACCTTTTCCGATCCGTTGAACTCATCCTTGGAAGGATTATCCACGCTGGCATACACTTGGCCTCCCGTACCAAAAAACCAGTTTTGCCCTGCTGCTGCAGGTCCTTGAATGACCGGGAGGTGCTCATCGCCATCGGCAATAAAGAGAGATTCCCCTTCCTTGACCATCACCGTGATTTCATCCATGATCTCCGGAGAACTCACCGAGATGGCCTTTACTACTGTTGTACCAGCACCCATCCCCATAATTTCACCATCTTTAATGATGGCTACCTGCTCGTCAGCACTTTCCCATCTGATGCTGCGATCTGCAGCATCTTCGGGCAAAACTTCTACCTTGACCATTCGGGTTTCCCCCTCGATCAATTCAATGGATTCTTCTGTAACTTTAACTTCTTCCACCGGACGATCCACCAAACCACTGTTAACCACAACAACTTCAGCTGTTACTGAACCATCCAAAGTAGAAACCGTGATGGTTGCTTCCCCATCCGCGATGGCTGTTATGCGGCCATTCTGATCCACATAAGCAACATCCGGATTACTTGAAGACCACTTCAAGGCCGAAATTGTAGACTTGGCATTATCATTGGCTACCGAGATCAGTCTGCTTTCTTTCAAATACTGGAAATTCGTGATGTCCGTTTCTGAAGGAACCAAACTGCCGATTTTCTGTGCTGCGGTATTATTATCAAAATGTCTTCCGTTGGTAAAACCGTAGGAGATTGCCGCATGAACAGAGTTCTGGTGGCAGGTATTCTCCGATGCCATTGGAGAAATATAGTTGTTCGAATAACGCTCGTGTCCTGGCCAATCATGCACAACAGGGAACATCGAGAAGTTATGCCAATGCTCATTCCATGGACCTTTACCACCGATACGCTCAACGCCGTCTTTACCAGTGTGGGTCTGAACAATAGAGGAAATCTGATCTTCATATCCTTCACGGAAACGCCAAGGGCCGTAAGGTACCCAGCCTGGGTAGGCATCCCAGTTGTCCATCAGGTGGCGCGCATCCAGCGAGAATCCACCATTCACCGGGCGAGGGCCAACATGCGTCATCCAGGTGGAGTGCTCAGGGTTGGTTCCCAGGAAATAATCACAGGTGGTGTAAACCGTTTCTGCAAACTTACTGTCGCCAGAAACGGCGTAAGCTACAACATTTTCAAACATCCAAGGGGTAGAGATATGACCGATCAACATCGGCATGTCAAAAATTCCTCCCCAGCGGGTGGCGCGTTTCTGTGCGGCATTCACGCCTGTATGTTCCGCCGTACCAGTAATCGCTGATCTTAGGCTGCTTTTCAGTTCCTCATCCACATCAAAATTATCGGCAAGGAAGTAGTTGTAAACTGCAAAACGCTCATCCTCTCTTAATGAAGAAGAGTTTTTCAGGTTGTTTAAGCCTTCTTTTGCATAGGAGTGGTATTTTTCTTTGCCCGTCAAACGGTAAAGATTAACGGCGGCATTGGTCTGATGTACCCATAGTGGGTGATCGTAATTCTTGCCACTTGCTGGCTGATGTGCAGGATCCACGGCCCAGTCGAAGGCTTCCTCTGCTTCTTTAATCCAGTTCACTTCTTCGTAAGTCATGTCCTCGAAATGCGCCGCATCCAACAATTCCACCATACCTTTGGTAGGGTCCTGCCCGTTTTTCAACAACACAATCGCCCACTGCGCAGCAATAGAAGAATAAGTGTAAGTCATGAAGGCATCCACTTGGGTAACGTAGGTATTACGAGGATCTTGCCACGACGGTACGCCATTTTGTTCCGGTTCATGCCCTTCTGGGTCTGCACAAACACGTGCACCACCAACCCCACCATCGGAATATCCTTTGGCCATGAGTTCTTTACGCTGACGGTAATTAAATTTCACCAACCAGGAAGCTTCATCCAAAACATCCGGCAATCCATTGCCCGACTCCGGAATATCCATTTCATTATCAGCAAACATATTCGGCAGGTATTCCCAGGTAGTCATCAATAAAGAAGGGATACGCTGGTGAGTATAATAGGCATCCCAGTCACCGGCGTCATGATACCAGCCAGAAACCTCCAAAGGATTGTCTTTTCCGGCATTGATGACATCCTGCTCGTTACCGGAAGCCAGGTTCGGGTCTTGCCATGACATGAATGAGAAATCAGAATATAGCACTTTTCCGGCATAGGAGGTTCCTTCAGGATCTGTTACCAATGGATTTTGGTTCACAGGGCGAATATAGGTCTGCTCTTTGGTTTCGCCGGTGTATGCATCGCGGGTAGTGAATTCATCTTCAATCCGGATACCGTTACGTTGAAGGTAAAGCGCACGGAAGGTATTTCTGTAGGCATCCCAAACAGGATCCTCTCCGATCTTGAAAGGATAGGAAGCACCCATACCTTCAACCACCAATTTAAAGGTTCCTGTTCCTGTAAAGGCTGAGAAATCTGCTTCGTAGACATCTGAGCCCAGGAAATTATCATCTGGTGTTTCGATGGATTGTCCTGTTTCCGGATTGTCCTTGGCCTTACGGAAAGCAAGCTCACCGTCGAATACTTCGGCCCCTGTTTCATCTACCAAATAAAAAGGCTTTCCATCATAAGCGGAAAAATCGATGGCGCCCATGGTTCCTCCCCACTGGTAAACATACCCATATTTTACATGGTTTGGCCCATAGCCCAGGGTATTCACGTGAACAGCCTCAGAGCGAATATCCACCTCATTAAAGGTGAAAGTAATGCTTTCCTGGTCTGCATTCAGGTCAGGAAAACTAATGGTATATTCCTCGCCAGAAGTCAGGGATTTTGGCAGCTTCAAATAGATATAGTGGATCGAAATCCAGCTATCCTCATTGGGCTTCATTCCTTTGAGGGCGAAATCATAACTCAACCCCACCTGTGTATACTCACGACCTTTGGATTTTCGGCCAATCTGT
This genomic interval from Persicobacter psychrovividus contains the following:
- a CDS encoding fibronectin type III domain-containing protein, with amino-acid sequence MMNIFTLKRLMSFLLFLLISQNLFAQNIVNETHQIDGASDHKAFFSVNDFFSNEKGIILDEGEEVEGEWQFSTSAEGVEILSTSGLETNGDNVSMPYLEYKVKFNQAGSYGLGMLYRSLNSQGEIRATWDWDGSSEIPSLYFKQDGKGSKFQWSKGGIIKSFEAGETHTLTIAIGEYRPELEFAMFAITNEWSGWKQETADLIPTNAPTNISATTEAEGKTTLSWDKAEIIDVFDQDEDITYHIVINGNEVETVTGVTSYEYTFADLEVSHEAYIYTTDGSGNTSKHSDTQIILDKEVPTTPSDLEVSNITAESALLTWTASEDNVGVDYYLIYLNDRGAIDYHGSDAQLSLSNLEDHTEYNVAVVAVDVNGNKSAEGTTSFKTLDGTDPSIPADVVASAITETGFTLNWTASTDNSGMVEGYKVKIGDAAAIDVNEATYTVTDLTAYTKYAVQVSAYDASGNESEYSTALEVMTIDETAPTPPEDFAIEAIEITETSIKMEWPAFMDNSGTVAGYKVKVDSEEFDAADNSFELTDLRANTVYRISISAYDAAGNASSFTNIERITTIDVTAPSVPEDLKALGRYEHSLSIGWDRSTDNSGQVDGYKVMVGDQDTIALVHTNSYTVLGLAAYTTYTVKVAAVDHSGNVSDYSAAIDVMTTDETNPTVPTDLMVENVTETTADLSWTASTDNDQIAKYMVVVNGGPAVEVDGMTNNLAIMDLIPLSENTAYVYAVDRAGNMSTHSDQLTFQTIDSTAPTVPQNLIASDISETGFVLNWTASTDNVGVVGYKVKVGDAEPLEVATTTLTVTNLEPYTNYEVSVSAFDASGNASAYSEEVTVMTTDNTAPTVPENVVASEVTINSANLSWNAAEDNVGIKEYIIYLNEEMLASTSETVYELMDLTAETTYSFAVVAVDLAGNKSAMSETVSFTTDKPLSSTPREAKFKVYPNPAVGQMTIAFQEAGTAEYAILNMSGQQIRSGSCNKPTMILNLPSGLYIFRVKINDIIKTEVIVFK
- a CDS encoding Ig-like domain-containing protein; this encodes MRKFTFLLLLAFICLQWSSAQAQNLLKLSLTPITKDVVALYFDEGYVENPTQSTADTKIFKEELNIDLAETLNTYSISSEAAGFGTVTPEQIGRKSKGREYTQVGLSYDFALKGMKPNEDSWISIHYIYLKLPKSLTSGEEYTISFPDLNADQESITFTFNEVDIRSEAVHVNTLGYGPNHVKYGYVYQWGGTMGAIDFSAYDGKPFYLVDETGAEVFDGELAFRKAKDNPETGQSIETPDDNFLGSDVYEADFSAFTGTGTFKLVVEGMGASYPFKIGEDPVWDAYRNTFRALYLQRNGIRIEDEFTTRDAYTGETKEQTYIRPVNQNPLVTDPEGTSYAGKVLYSDFSFMSWQDPNLASGNEQDVINAGKDNPLEVSGWYHDAGDWDAYYTHQRIPSLLMTTWEYLPNMFADNEMDIPESGNGLPDVLDEASWLVKFNYRQRKELMAKGYSDGGVGGARVCADPEGHEPEQNGVPSWQDPRNTYVTQVDAFMTYTYSSIAAQWAIVLLKNGQDPTKGMVELLDAAHFEDMTYEEVNWIKEAEEAFDWAVDPAHQPASGKNYDHPLWVHQTNAAVNLYRLTGKEKYHSYAKEGLNNLKNSSSLREDERFAVYNYFLADNFDVDEELKSSLRSAITGTAEHTGVNAAQKRATRWGGIFDMPMLIGHISTPWMFENVVAYAVSGDSKFAETVYTTCDYFLGTNPEHSTWMTHVGPRPVNGGFSLDARHLMDNWDAYPGWVPYGPWRFREGYEDQISSIVQTHTGKDGVERIGGKGPWNEHWHNFSMFPVVHDWPGHERYSNNYISPMASENTCHQNSVHAAISYGFTNGRHFDNNTAAQKIGSLVPSETDITNFQYLKESRLISVANDNAKSTISALKWSSSNPDVAYVDQNGRITAIADGEATITVSTLDGSVTAEVVVVNSGLVDRPVEEVKVTEESIELIEGETRMVKVEVLPEDAADRSIRWESADEQVAIIKDGEIMGMGAGTTVVKAISVSSPEIMDEITVMVKEGESLFIADGDEHLPVIQGPAAAGQNWFFGTGGQVYASVDNPSKDEFNGSEKVIQYSRPSGGYKVFGFQPNLNEPYSSCAFDQIEFHFFGAHLTEFRFEIEMIDESKEEFSVLVTASDKWQTLNHSLPANKLIKTIYIYPETSGNAATDLYMDNVRLKQNPHAEDCGKSSNVRGILDFEDIVLNWNPYGAVGWGGRNVAIVDNILTVGNPSEKVFYWGRDGSNAGGGFFIRVPLFQIAESATLRFKIYSTVAFQQTLVSLQEGDSDLPGFVKADYTLDADVAAGQWVTLEVPLMEMSVWDMKEFSDIVIQPGLGSSSPMTIYVDDIELVGVRPASVTIDEEMDLVLEVGEEKTINASVLPLYVSDEQVIYQSGDETIATVSEDGKVTAIKEGETVIMAYSAMTENIYDEIAVLVEEEDVEKPEEPILDVDVLQNTKVHPNPFANTLTLSSPLKIHAYKIIDVVGKAIQMKEITPSKTTNLELTALPQGVYIIELTLENQARKSFRVVKK